Proteins encoded together in one Ictidomys tridecemlineatus isolate mIctTri1 chromosome 3, mIctTri1.hap1, whole genome shotgun sequence window:
- the LOC144376100 gene encoding schlafen family member 12-like isoform X1, producing MGNYPVSTLRRARKEFQLGNQMATVDVNIRIDFETDYNELVLDVGKVTLGEKNRNSMKDKQRKKRQKEAVSRAMCALLNSGGGVIKAEIENTEYKYNEDGIGEDLEISFSDMLPRVLNYLDFMQNANTFLIFVKSWSLDSSGQQIVTLRTNLYSKNTTSTIVMDGPHAPAFLQEKKTGSRLFSTPKTNAMKVPTEESSVVDSPSEVFSKTKLTYRSKVNFSESTFVATKLVPGTDEFGKEENCKREDVLEFMKEEVPQYVSAFANTDGGYLFFGIHSQTKEIIGFEGQPWYLSEIEKTIRELPVHHFCKEKKTINYSCKLIEVHDEGRHRGYVCALHVESFCCAVFVEEPDSWHVKGNHVMRFTMEEWIKCMVDGEAG from the coding sequence GAAAGAATTTCAGCTTGGAAACCAAATGGCCACTGTGGACGTAAACATCAGAATTGATTTTGAAACTGATTATAATGAGCTGGTTTTAGATGTAGGAAAAGTCACTCTTGGAGAGAAGAATAGGAACAGCATGAAGgacaaacaaaggaaaaaaaggcagaaagaggCTGTCTCACGAGCCATGTGTGCTTTGCTGAATTCTGGAGGAGGAGTTATCAAGGCTGAAATCGAGAATACAGAGTATAAGTATAATGAAGACGGAATAGGAGAAGATTTGGAAATATCTTTCAGCGATATGCTGCCTCGTGTTCTAAATTACCTTGACTTCATGCAGAATGCTAACACATTTTTGATTTTTGTGAAATCCTGGAGCTTGGATAGCTCTGGTCAGCAGATTGTCACGTTGAGAACCAATCTGTATAGCAAAAATACAACATCTACAATTGTCATGGATGGTCCCCATGCACCGGCTTTCCTCCAAGAGAAGAAAACTGGATCCAGATTATTTTCAACACCAAAAACGAATGCAATGAAGGTCCCTACTGAAGAAAGTAGTGTGGTGGACTCACCTTCAGAGGTTTTTAGCAAGACAAAACTTACATACAGAAGTAAAGTCAACTTTTCTGAATCAACATTTGTTGCTACTAAATTAGTCCCAGGTACAGATGagtttggaaaagaagaaaattgtaaAAGAGAAGATGTGTTGGAGTTCATGAAAGAAGAGGTACCTCAATATGTTTCCGCATTTGCAAATACTGATGGGGGATATTTGTTCTTTGGTATACATAgccaaacaaaagaaataattggcTTTGAAGGACAGCCTTGGTATCTTTCTGAGATAGAAAAGACAATTAGGGAGCTTCCTGTCCATCATTTCTGTAAAGAGAAGAAGACGATTAATTACTCCTGCAAACTCATTGAAGTCCATGATGAAGGAAGACATCGTGGCTACGTCTGTGCACTCCATGTAGAGAGCTTTTGCTGTGCCGTATTTGTTGAGGAGCCTGATTCCTGGCATGTGAAAGGGAACCACGTGATGCGGTTTACCATGGAGGAATGGATCAAGTGCATGGTGGATGGTGAGGCTGGTTAA
- the LOC144376100 gene encoding schlafen family member 12-like isoform X2 yields the protein MGNYPVSTLRRARKEFQLGNQMATVDVNIRIDFETDYNELVLDVGKVTLGEKNRNSMKDKQRKKRQKEAVSRAMCALLNSGGGVIKAEIENTEYKYNEDGIGEDLEISFSDMLPRVLNYLDFMQNANTFLIFVKSWSLDSSGQQIVTLRTNLYSKNTTSTIVMDGPHAPAFLQEKKTGSRLFSTPKTNAMKVPTEESSVVDSPSEVFSKTKLTYRSKVNFSESTFVATKLVPGTDEFGKEENCKREDVLEFMKEEVPQYVSAFANTDGGYLFFGIHSQTKEIIGFEGQPWYLSEIEKTIRELPVHHFCKEKKTINYSCKLIEVHDEGRHRGYVCALHVESFCCAVFVEEPDSWHVKGNHVMRFTMEEWIKCMVDGR from the coding sequence GAAAGAATTTCAGCTTGGAAACCAAATGGCCACTGTGGACGTAAACATCAGAATTGATTTTGAAACTGATTATAATGAGCTGGTTTTAGATGTAGGAAAAGTCACTCTTGGAGAGAAGAATAGGAACAGCATGAAGgacaaacaaaggaaaaaaaggcagaaagaggCTGTCTCACGAGCCATGTGTGCTTTGCTGAATTCTGGAGGAGGAGTTATCAAGGCTGAAATCGAGAATACAGAGTATAAGTATAATGAAGACGGAATAGGAGAAGATTTGGAAATATCTTTCAGCGATATGCTGCCTCGTGTTCTAAATTACCTTGACTTCATGCAGAATGCTAACACATTTTTGATTTTTGTGAAATCCTGGAGCTTGGATAGCTCTGGTCAGCAGATTGTCACGTTGAGAACCAATCTGTATAGCAAAAATACAACATCTACAATTGTCATGGATGGTCCCCATGCACCGGCTTTCCTCCAAGAGAAGAAAACTGGATCCAGATTATTTTCAACACCAAAAACGAATGCAATGAAGGTCCCTACTGAAGAAAGTAGTGTGGTGGACTCACCTTCAGAGGTTTTTAGCAAGACAAAACTTACATACAGAAGTAAAGTCAACTTTTCTGAATCAACATTTGTTGCTACTAAATTAGTCCCAGGTACAGATGagtttggaaaagaagaaaattgtaaAAGAGAAGATGTGTTGGAGTTCATGAAAGAAGAGGTACCTCAATATGTTTCCGCATTTGCAAATACTGATGGGGGATATTTGTTCTTTGGTATACATAgccaaacaaaagaaataattggcTTTGAAGGACAGCCTTGGTATCTTTCTGAGATAGAAAAGACAATTAGGGAGCTTCCTGTCCATCATTTCTGTAAAGAGAAGAAGACGATTAATTACTCCTGCAAACTCATTGAAGTCCATGATGAAGGAAGACATCGTGGCTACGTCTGTGCACTCCATGTAGAGAGCTTTTGCTGTGCCGTATTTGTTGAGGAGCCTGATTCCTGGCATGTGAAAGGGAACCACGTGATGCGGTTTACCATGGAGGAATGGATCAAGTGCATGGTGGATG
- the LOC144376100 gene encoding ribonuclease SLFN12-like isoform X3 → MATVDVNIRIDFETDYNELVLDVGKVTLGEKNRNSMKDKQRKKRQKEAVSRAMCALLNSGGGVIKAEIENTEYKYNEDGIGEDLEISFSDMLPRVLNYLDFMQNANTFLIFVKSWSLDSSGQQIVTLRTNLYSKNTTSTIVMDGPHAPAFLQEKKTGSRLFSTPKTNAMKVPTEESSVVDSPSEVFSKTKLTYRSKVNFSESTFVATKLVPGTDEFGKEENCKREDVLEFMKEEVPQYVSAFANTDGGYLFFGIHSQTKEIIGFEGQPWYLSEIEKTIRELPVHHFCKEKKTINYSCKLIEVHDEGRHRGYVCALHVESFCCAVFVEEPDSWHVKGNHVMRFTMEEWIKCMVDGEAG, encoded by the coding sequence ATGGCCACTGTGGACGTAAACATCAGAATTGATTTTGAAACTGATTATAATGAGCTGGTTTTAGATGTAGGAAAAGTCACTCTTGGAGAGAAGAATAGGAACAGCATGAAGgacaaacaaaggaaaaaaaggcagaaagaggCTGTCTCACGAGCCATGTGTGCTTTGCTGAATTCTGGAGGAGGAGTTATCAAGGCTGAAATCGAGAATACAGAGTATAAGTATAATGAAGACGGAATAGGAGAAGATTTGGAAATATCTTTCAGCGATATGCTGCCTCGTGTTCTAAATTACCTTGACTTCATGCAGAATGCTAACACATTTTTGATTTTTGTGAAATCCTGGAGCTTGGATAGCTCTGGTCAGCAGATTGTCACGTTGAGAACCAATCTGTATAGCAAAAATACAACATCTACAATTGTCATGGATGGTCCCCATGCACCGGCTTTCCTCCAAGAGAAGAAAACTGGATCCAGATTATTTTCAACACCAAAAACGAATGCAATGAAGGTCCCTACTGAAGAAAGTAGTGTGGTGGACTCACCTTCAGAGGTTTTTAGCAAGACAAAACTTACATACAGAAGTAAAGTCAACTTTTCTGAATCAACATTTGTTGCTACTAAATTAGTCCCAGGTACAGATGagtttggaaaagaagaaaattgtaaAAGAGAAGATGTGTTGGAGTTCATGAAAGAAGAGGTACCTCAATATGTTTCCGCATTTGCAAATACTGATGGGGGATATTTGTTCTTTGGTATACATAgccaaacaaaagaaataattggcTTTGAAGGACAGCCTTGGTATCTTTCTGAGATAGAAAAGACAATTAGGGAGCTTCCTGTCCATCATTTCTGTAAAGAGAAGAAGACGATTAATTACTCCTGCAAACTCATTGAAGTCCATGATGAAGGAAGACATCGTGGCTACGTCTGTGCACTCCATGTAGAGAGCTTTTGCTGTGCCGTATTTGTTGAGGAGCCTGATTCCTGGCATGTGAAAGGGAACCACGTGATGCGGTTTACCATGGAGGAATGGATCAAGTGCATGGTGGATGGTGAGGCTGGTTAA